A genomic stretch from Candidatus Latescibacterota bacterium includes:
- the gatA gene encoding Asp-tRNA(Asn)/Glu-tRNA(Gln) amidotransferase subunit GatA → MHDLTSLTAIELLGLYERGETIPSKVLRACLDGIESKEAVVGAFLHVDAEGAMARASKLDAEGIGGRPLFGVPVAVKDNICTSTMPTTCASRILGSYRPPYDATVVRRLEDAGAVIVGKTNLDEFAMGSSTENSAFHTTRNPWDESRAPGGSSGGSAAAVAACMVPVALGSDTGGSIRQPASFCGVTGIKGTYGRVSRYGLIAFASSLDQIGPIARDVEDCALVMGVLSGEDPLDATSIAGDTEFWKDSSGGGIDGLRVGLPLENSKWEMDLDVRELFDQAVNAIIESGCTTGGARLPEMDKSIACYYIIANAEASSNLARYDGVRYGMRSDADTLTRMYEETRGEGFGAEVKRRILLGTYVLSSGYYDLYYSRALHAREEIKRDFRKIFEQYDAIILPTTPEPAFELGERLDDPLSMYMSDIFTTPASIAGLPAISVPVGVTVDGLPVGMQVIAAEGREDMVFRVAGTLQRSFGFNKRYYSLSDESGEGDR, encoded by the coding sequence ATGCACGATCTAACCAGTCTGACAGCCATCGAACTTCTTGGCCTCTACGAGCGAGGTGAGACGATTCCGTCCAAGGTCCTCAGAGCTTGCCTGGATGGGATCGAATCGAAAGAAGCTGTAGTCGGGGCCTTTCTTCATGTTGACGCAGAAGGGGCTATGGCGCGAGCTTCAAAGCTGGACGCGGAAGGAATCGGTGGGCGACCTCTATTCGGAGTGCCGGTTGCCGTAAAAGATAATATCTGCACAAGTACGATGCCGACGACCTGCGCGTCACGCATTCTGGGAAGTTATCGACCTCCATATGATGCTACCGTTGTCAGACGACTGGAAGATGCGGGTGCTGTTATCGTTGGAAAGACGAATCTTGATGAATTCGCAATGGGGTCCTCAACTGAGAATTCAGCCTTTCACACTACACGCAATCCGTGGGATGAGAGCCGTGCTCCTGGAGGATCGAGTGGTGGATCAGCGGCCGCGGTCGCGGCCTGTATGGTACCCGTCGCTCTAGGTTCGGATACAGGGGGATCGATTCGTCAGCCAGCCTCGTTCTGTGGGGTGACCGGTATCAAGGGCACTTATGGAAGGGTATCCAGGTACGGTTTGATCGCATTCGCGAGTAGCCTCGACCAGATCGGACCCATTGCGAGGGATGTGGAGGACTGCGCTCTTGTGATGGGGGTGCTTTCAGGGGAAGACCCTCTCGATGCGACATCTATAGCGGGAGATACTGAGTTCTGGAAAGATTCTTCCGGCGGGGGTATCGACGGTTTGAGAGTCGGCCTTCCATTAGAAAACTCCAAATGGGAGATGGATCTTGATGTAAGAGAGCTCTTTGATCAGGCTGTCAACGCGATCATCGAGTCGGGATGCACGACTGGCGGTGCCCGACTTCCGGAAATGGATAAATCGATAGCCTGTTACTATATTATCGCCAACGCGGAGGCTTCTTCGAACCTCGCGAGATATGACGGTGTCAGGTATGGTATGAGGTCTGATGCCGATACTTTGACCCGGATGTATGAAGAGACGAGAGGAGAAGGCTTCGGAGCAGAAGTCAAAAGAAGGATCCTTCTGGGAACATATGTACTCTCTTCCGGATACTACGATCTGTACTATTCCAGAGCACTGCACGCGCGAGAGGAAATAAAGCGGGATTTCAGAAAAATATTCGAACAGTATGACGCGATCATACTTCCGACGACTCCTGAACCGGCATTCGAACTGGGAGAAAGACTCGATGATCCATTGTCGATGTACATGTCGGATATATTTACTACGCCCGCCAGCATAGCTGGACTTCCCGCCATTTCCGTGCCGGTCGGAGTAACGGTCGACGGGCTTCCTGTGGGGATGCAGGTAATCGCTGCAGAGGGAAGGGAAGATATGGTCTTCCGGGTTGCCGGGACCCTGCAAAGATCGTTCGGTTTCAATAAACGCTACTACAGCCTGTCCGATGAGAGTGGGGAGGGTGATCGATGA